CGCTCGACGGCCTGCACGTCCTTGGGTTCCTCGACGACACAGACGATCGTGCGGTCGCGGCGCGGGTCGGCGCAGATCCGACACTCCTTCTCCGCCGACACGGTCCCGCACACGACACAGAACTGGACGCCGTCCCGCACCTTCTGCAGCGCAGACATCAACCGGTCGATGTCCGGAGGCTCGACGCCCAGCAGATGGAAAGCGATCCGCTGGGCACTCTTCGGGCCCACTCCCGGGAGCTTGCCGAGCTCGTCGATCAGATCCTGGACCGGACCTTCGTACACGCGCCCGCCTCTAGAAGCCGGGCAGGCCCGGAAGTCCGCCCGCCAGCGGACCGAGCTTGTCCGCGGCGAGTTCCTGCGCCTTGTTCGACGCGTCGGCCACCGCTCCGATGACGAGATCCTGCAGGGTCTCGACGTCGTCGGGGTCGACCACCTTGGGATCGATCTCGAGCGCGACGAGTTCGCCGGTGCCCTTGACCGTGGCGGACACGAGTCCCCCACCCGCCTGACCGGTGACCTGGGCCTCCGCGATCTGCTGCTGAGCCGCCATCAACTGCTGCTGCATCTGCTGGGCCTGCGCCAAGAGCTGGGACATGTCGGGCCCGCCCGGAGTCCCGAATTGACCTGGCTGCCCGAATTCACCTGGCTGCACTGCTGGGTCCTTTCCGGAGTATGTCCTGTCAGCGTAGTCGGGATTCGGCCGCACCAGCGCCGGGGTGCACCGGACTGTCAGCCCAGTTCGCGCGCGAGGTTCGCGAGAACCTGCTCCTGGATCTTGCGCAGACCGATCGGCGCGAACGTCTTCTCGAAGAATCCTCCGATACCGCCGGCCCCGGTCCAGGACGTCGTCGTGGTCACGGTCGATCCACCGTCGGCCGGCGCCACGGTCCACGTCGTCACCATCGAGGAATTGCCGTCGGTCTCGGTGACGGTGTCGTCGGTCGCGGTGATTGTGGCGCGCACGTTGCGGGTGCGCTTCTCGGTGGCCTTCAGTGCCCACTCCACGACCGTGCCGGTGCCCTGCCCGCCCTCGATCACCCGGTAGCCCGAGTAGTGGTCCGACAGGATCTTCGGACGGACCGTCGCGTAGTCCGCGATCGCCGCGACGGCGTCCTGTGGGGAAGCGGCGACGGTGATCGAACTGCTGGCACTGACCTGGCCCACGATGATGCTCCTGCTCGGGGTCGAGGGCCGCGTCCGCGGCCCTGGCGGAAATGGGCGATCGCGAGTTCGCGGCCCGCCTGCCATCCTGCCCTGCCGTCGGGGCGATCCACGATTATTCTGTGTGAAGTAGGCCACGCGAGTGGCCCGCGCTCCTGCCGGACTTCGGGCCGACGGGAGAAACACACCTACGGTTCGGGGGATATCCGTGGCCGGATTCTCCGGGGAGGGATAGCGTCAGAGTCGTGGCTGTCTCAGGACTGTTGAAGACGATGCGGGAGGGCCGTCGCCCGTTCCGCACCCAGGTCGAACCGAAACTCGTCGGCACCGATGCCCACCGCCGCGGTGTGGAGCGTCTGCTCGCCTCCTACCGTGCGATCCCGGCCGACGCCACCGTGCGTCTGGCCAAGAAGACGTCCAACCTCTTTCGCGCCCGCGCCGGTAACGACGCTCCCGGACTGGACGTCTCGGGGCTCACCGGCGTCATCTCGGTCGACACCCGGGCCCGCACCGCAGACGTGCAGGGCATGTGCAGCTACGAGGACCTGGTGGATGCCACCCTCGCGTTCGGTCTCGCTCCCACAGTGGTCCCTCAGCTGAAGACCATCACCCTGGGTGGGGCAGTGACGGGACTGGGTATCGAATCCACCTCCTTCCGCAACGGGCTGCCCCACGAGGCCGTGCTCGAGATCGACGTGCTCACCGGCAGCGGCGAGATCCTCACCGCCACACCGGAGGGCGAGCACGCGGATCTCTTCTGGGGCTTCCCGAACTCGTACGGAACCCTCGGCTACTCCACCCGCCTGCGCATCCAACTCGAGCCGGTGCGCAGGCACGTGGCCCTGCGACATCTGCGCTTCGACTCGCTCGAGGACCTGCAAGCGGAAATGGACCGGATCGTCACCGCCCGCGAGTACCGCGGCGAGCAGGTCGACTACCTCGACGGCGTCGTGTTCACCGCCACCGAGAGCTACCTGACGCTGGGGCGGCAGACCGACGAGTCCGGCCCGGTGAGCGACTACACCGGTTCGCAGATCTACTACCGCTCCATCCAGCACGAATCGGTCAATCACCCCAAGACCGATCTGCTCACCACCCGGGACTACCTGTGGCGGTGGGACACCGACTGGTTCTGGTGCTCCCGGGCGTTCGGCGCACAGAACCCGAAGGTGCGCAGGCTGTGGCCGAAGCCGCTGCTGCGCAGCAGCTTCTACTGGAAGCTCATCGCCCTCGATCACAAGTACGACGTGGCCGACCGGATCGAGGCCCGCAAGGGCAACCCCCCACGCGAGCGCGTCGTCCAGGACGTCGAGGTCCCGATCGAGCGGACGGCGGACTTCCTGCACTGGTTCCTCACCGAGATTCCGATCGAGCCGCTGTGGCTGTGCCCGTTGCGACTTCGTGAGCCTGCGCCGGCCGGCGCCTCGAGCCAGCGGCCGTGGCCCCTGTATCCGCTGGAACCGAAACGCACCTACGTGAACGTGGGGTTCTGGTCCTCGGTGCCGAGCCCGCCCGAAACCCCGGAAGGTGCCGCCAACCGGCTCATCGAGGACAAGGTGAACGACTTCGACGGGCACAAGTCGCTGTACTCGGACTCGTACTACTCCCGCGAGGACTTCGAGCGCCTGTACTACGGCGGCGACCGCTATACCGAGCTACGACAGAAGTACGACCCGAAATCCCGATTACTGGACCTCTTCTCGAAGGCGGTGCAACGTCGATGACCACCATGAAGGACGCACGAACCGACAAGCTGAATCTCGCGCAGATTCTCGAGATCCTCTCGGACGGTACGCTTCCGATCCGGTTCACCGCCTACGACGGCAGCGCCACCGGACCGGAGGACGCCCCGTACGGGCTGCATCTCAACTCCACCCGGGGCACGACCTATCTCGCGACCGCGCCCGGGGACCTGGGCATGGCGCGCGCCTATGTCTCCGGCGATCTGGAGGCCCGTGGCGTCCATCCGGGCGACCCGTACGCGCTGCTCAAGATCATGGGCGACGACATCCACCTGCGCCGCCCTTCGGCCAAGGTACTGGCCGCGATCACGCGCTCCCTCGGCTGGGATCTGCTGCGGCCCATCGCTCCTCCGCCCCAGGAACACCTGCCCCGGTGGCGCCGCGTGGCGGAGGGACTGCGGCACTCGCGCTCGCGGGACGCCGAGGTCATCCACCATCACTACGACGTGTCCAACACGTTCTACGAGTACGTCCTCGGACCGTCGATGACCTACACCTGCGCGTGCTACCCGGACGTCGACGCCACTCTCGAAGAGGCACAGGAGAACAAGTACCGCCTGGTGTTCGAGAAGCTGGGGCTGCAGCCCGGTGATCGGCTGCTCGACATCGGCTGCGGCTGGGGCGGCATGGTGCGCTACGCGGCCCGACGCGGTGTCAAGGTCATCGGCGCGACGCTCTCGCGCGAGCAGGCGGAGTGGGCGCAGAAGGCGATCGTCGAGGAAGGCCTCGGCGACCTCGCCGAGGTGCGGTTCTCCGACTACCGCGACGTGCCGGAGACCGGATTCGACGCGATCTCCTCGATCGGCCTCACCGAGCACATCGGCGTGCACAACTACCCCGCCTACTTCGGCCTGCTGAAGGACAAGCTGCGCGAGGGTGGACGTCTGCTCAATCACTGCATCACCCGTCCGGACAACCGGTCCAATGCGCGGGCGGGCGGATTCATCGATCGCTACGTCTTCCCCGACGGGGAGCTCACCGGATCCGGCCGCATCATCACCGAGATCCAGAACGTCGGGCTCGAGGTGCGGCACGAGGAGAACCTGCGCGAGCACTACGCGCTGACCCTGAAGGGGTGGTGCGAGAACCTCGTCCGGAACTGGGACGATGCGGTCGCCGAGGTCGGTGAGGGCACGGCACGCGTCTGGGGCCTCTACATGGCCGGGTCCCGCCTGGGCTTCGAGCGCAACGTCGTTCAGCTCCACCAGGTACTCGCCGTCAAGCTCGGCCCCAAGGGCGAGGCCCACGTGCCCCTGCGCCCGTGGTGGAACGGCTGAACGCCCCTCCCCTCCCCTCCCCTCGCTCCTCCCCCTCCCCCCCTCCCGCACATGGGTGAAGGTGGCCTTCGACCGGTCTGATCGGTCGAAGGCCACCTTCACCCACGGAGATGACGGGCCCGCTGCTACTGGCCCATGACGTATCGCACCGTCGGCCCGGTGGTCCATCCACCGTCCACGGCGATCTCCGCACCGGTCACGTAGGAAGCGTCGTCCGAGAGCAGGTACACGACTGCGCCGGCGATCTCCTCCGGTTCACCGACCCGACCCATCGGCGTGTTCGGATAGTTGCCCTCGCCGACCTGGATGCCCGTCTCCGCCGTCATCGGCGTATAGGTCATCCCCGGATGCACCGAGTTGACCCGGATCCGGTCGGTGCCGAGCTCGACCGCCCCGATCTTCGTCAGACCGCGGACACCCCACTTCGAGGCGCCGTACCCGGCTGTGAGCGCGAGGCCCATGAGGCCGGCTGCCGAGGAGATGTTGACGATGGACCCGCCGCCCGCGGCACGCATCGGCGCGATCACCGTCTGCATTCCGATGAAGACTCCGGTGAGGTTGATGTCGAGAACGGTGCGGAAGTGCTCCACCGACTCCTTCTCGATGAACTGCCCCGTCGAGATACCGGCGTTGTTGACCAGCCCGTCCACCTTGCCGAACTCGGCGACGGCGAGATCCACGACGCGATGCCAGGCGTCCGCATCGGTGACGTCGAGGTGAGCGAACAGAGCGGAACTGCCGAGATCCGCTGCCGTGGCATTCCCCTCCTCGTCCAGGACGTCCGCCACGACGACCCGTCCGCCGCTCGCCACGATGCGGCGCGAAATCTCGGCACCGAGGCCACGCGCACCGCCGGTGACGACGACGACGCGGCCCTGAAGACTGCCCGGATTCTCACTCATGACCGCATTCCTCGTTCCCCGACTCGGCCTTGTTGCATCGCATGAGCGACCCCGTCCGTGTTTCTCATTGCTCCACGACCGCGTCACCGAGCGGACGGGTGATCTCCCACGTCCGCGTGAAATGACACTGGGACATCTTCCACACGCCGTTCTCGACGACGTACTCGTCCTCGTACTCGCCGGAGAGGACCTTCTCGGTCTGCTCGACGAGATTCACCTGGCGGAATGCGAGGGTCCACGATCCGGTGGCGGCGGTCGGCGACAGGACGTCGATCACCGGATGGATACCGTGATGCATGTCGAGGATGGCGTGACGGCCGTCCACCTTGTGGAGCGCGATGCGCTCGAAGACTTCGGCGATCGCATCCGCGTCGTCGAACGCACCGAGCGCGCCGTAGTCGATCGAGGCACCGGAGTCGATGAAACACTCACGGAACACCGCGGGATCCTTGGCGTCACAGGCACGGAAATAGCGGTACTTGAGCGCTTTGATCGCCTCTACGGCGAGGAGTCGGTCGAGCATCGAGTGCTCCACCGAGTCGGACAGCACGGAATCGGACACGAGGGCCTCCCGGAGCGGACGGGTGTGACGCACCAGACGCTAGCGCCGACGTGCAGCCGGGAGCACTGCTCGTCCCGCACGGCGGGACACGAAAGGGCCGAACGAGGAACGGCACGATGTCACAGCGGTTCGATCTGAACGAACCGGTGTGACATCGTGCCGCACGCCCACGGCCGGGGAACCGGCCGAGAGCGACTAGTCCTTCAGCGACGCGGGCGGAGTGAAGCGCTCGCCGTACTTGGCCGCCAACTCCTCCGCACGCGTGACGAAGCCGGCCTTGCCCTTACCGGCCGGGCCCTCGTAGCCGACGATGTACTGGTGCACGCCACCGGTCCAGGCCGGGAAGCCGATACCGAAGATGGAGCCGATGTTGGCGTCCGCGGTCGTCAGCAGCACATCCTCGTCGAAGCACTTCTGCGTCTCGATCGCCTCGATGAACAGCATGCGCTCCACGAGATCCTCGAACGGAACCTCGAGCTCCTTCGAGCCGAACTCCTCACGCAGGCCCGACCACAGGCCGGTGCGCTTGCCGTCGGCGTAGTCGTAGAAGCCGGCACCGCCGAGCTTGCCCTTGCGGTCGAACTTCTCCACGAGGGTGTTGATGACGTCGCCTGCCGGGTCGGCAGGCAGTTCCTTGCCCTCGGCGAGCAGCGCGTCCGTGGATTCCTTGCGGATCTTCTGCATGAGGGTCAGGTTCAGCTCGTCCGACAGCTGCAACGGTGCCGCCGGGTAACCGGCCTGCAGACCGGCCTGCTCGATGGTCGCCGGCTCGATGCCCTCGGCGAGCATGCCGATGGCCTCGTTGATGAACGTGCCGATGACGCGCGAGGTGAAGAATCCACGCGAGTCGTTGACGACGATCGGCGTCTTCTTGATGGCCTGCACGTAGTCGAACACCCGGGCCAGGGCCTCGTCGGACGTCTTCTCACCACGGATGATCTCGACCAGCGGCATCTTGTCGACGGGCGAGAAGAAGTGGATACCGATGAAGTCCTCGGGGCGCTTCACACCGGTCGCCAGACCCGTGATCGGGAGGGTCGAGGTGTTGGAACCGAGCAGTGCGTTCGGCTCGACGATGTCCTCGATCTCCTGGAACACCTTGTGCTTGAGTTCCTGCGACTCGAAGACGGCCTCGACGACGAAGTCGACACCGGCGAAGTCGGCGGGATCGGCCGTGGGCGTGATCCGGTCGAGCAGCGCCTTCGACTTCTCCTCGGTGGTCTTGCCCCGGGAGAGAGCCTTCTTCTCGATGCCCTCCGAGTACGCCTTGCCCTTCTCCGCCGCCTCGATCGTGACGTCCTTGAGGACGACCTCCAGCCCGGCCTTGGCGGACACGTAGGCGATGCCGGCGCCCATCATGCCCGCGCCGAGGACGCCGACCTTGGTGATCGGGGTCTTCGCGATGCCCTCGGGACGCGAGGCGCCGGAGTTGATCGACTGCAGGTCGAAGAAGAACGCCTGGATCATGTTCTTCGCGACCTGACCGGTCACGAGCGACGTGAAGTACCGCGACTCGATGACCTGGGCGTTGTCGAAGTCGACCTGAGAGCCCTCGACGGCAGCCGACATGATCGCGCGCGGCGCGGGCATCGGTGCACCCTTGAGCTGCTTACGCAGGTTCGCCGGGAACGCCGGGAGGTTGGCGGCGAAGGCCGGGGTGGACGGGGTGCCACCGGGGATCTTGTAGCCCTTGACGTCCCACGGCTGCACGCCGCCCTCGGGGTTGGCCTTGATCCATGCCTTGGCGGCGGGCACCAGTTCCTCGACCGTGCCGACCAGCTCGTCGACGAGGCCGACCTCCTTGGCCTGTGCCGGGCGTCGCTGCTGACCCTGCAGCAGTACCTGCATCAGGGCGTTCTGCAGTCCGAGCATCCGCACGGTGCGCACGACGCCGCCGCCACCGGGCAGCAGGCCGAGGGTGACCTCGGGCAGACCGATCTTGCTACCGGACACGTCCGCGGCGATGCGGTGGTGGGTGGCGAGGGCGATCTCGAGGCCACCGCCGAGCGCGGCGCCGTTGATCGCGGCGACGACCGGCTTGCCGAGGGTCTCGAGGCGGCGCAGGTCCGCCTTGATGTCGAGGGTGTGGGTGTAGAGCCGCTCCGCGTCCTCCGGGCCTGCCTTGATCATGAGTTTGAGGTCGCCACCGGCGAAGAACGTCTTCTTCGCGGAGGTGAGAACGACACCGGTGATGGAGTCCTTCTCCGCCTCGAGCCGATCCACGGTCGCCTTCATCGACGACGTGTACGCCTCGTTCATGGTGTTGGCGCCCTGATTCGGGTCGTCCATGGTGAGAACGACGATGCCGTCGGCGTCCTGTTCCCAGTTGATGATGTTCTGATCGCTCACTTGTTCAAGTCTCCTGATAGTCCTGATCGGATGAGCGTCAGACGCGCTCGATGATGGTGGCGACACCCATTCCGCCGCCGATGCACAGGGTGACGAGGGCGTAGCGGGCTCCGCGACGCTCGAGCTCGTCGACCATGGTGCCGGTGATCATGGCGCCGGTGGCGCCGAGCGGGTGGCCCATGGCGATGGCGCCGCCGTTGACGTTGAGCTTCTCGTCCGGGATCTTCAGATCCTTCTGGAACTTGAGGACGACGGAGGCGAACGCCTCGTTGATCTCGAACAGGTCGATGTCGTCGACGGTGAGGCCGGCGGCGGCAAGCGCCTTGTGGGCTGCCGGGGTGGGGCCGGTCAGCATGATCGTCGAATCGGCACCGGAGGTGGCGGTCGCGACGATGCGGGCACGCGGGGTGAGGCCCATGTCCTTGCCGGCCTGCTCGGAGCCGACGAGGACCAGAGCCGCGCCGTCGACGATGCCGGAGCTGTTGCCACCGTGGTGGACGTGGTCGATCTTCTCGACCGCGTGGTACTTCTGCAGCGCGACGGCGTCGAAGCCGCCCATCTCGCCGATGACGGCGAACGACGGCTGCAGGCCTGCCAGCGCGCCGGTGGTGGTGCCCGGGCGCATGTGCTCGTCGTTGTCGAGGACGGTGATGCCGTTGATGTCCTTGACCGGGACGACGGACTTGGTGAAGTAGCCCCCGGCCCACGCCTTGGCGGCGAGGTCCTGCGAGCGGACCGCGTACGAGTCGACGTCGTCACGGCTGAAGCCCTCGATCGTGGCGATGAGGTCGGCGCTCACGCCCTGCGGCACGAAGTAGCTGTCGTAGTTGGTGGCCGGGTCCAGCGCCCAGGCGCCGCCGTCACTGCCCATCGGCGCGCGGGACATCGACTCGACGCCACCGGCGATGACGAGCTCGTCCCAGCCCGAACGCACCTTCTGTGCGGCGGTGTTCACGGCCTCGAGGCCGGAGGCGCAGAAGCGGTTGAGCTGCACACCACCGACGGTGTCCGGCAGGCCCGCGACGGTGACGGCGGTGCGGGCGATGTCCATGCCCTGGTCGCCGACGGGGGTGACGACGCCGAGGACGACATCGGAGATGCGATCCTCGTCCAGATCCGGAAAGCGGGTACGCAGCTCGTCGATCAGACCGGTGACCAGCGAGATCGGCTTGACCGAGTGCAGCGAGCCGGTCTTCTTCCCGCGGCCACGCGGGGTGCGGATGGCTTCATAAATGAATGCCTCTGTGGTCACTGTGAAGTGTTCCTTCCTGGTTCCTCGCGAACCTGCTTCGTCGCGGGCTCGGTTGTCGACGCGGTGACGCGGCGTGTGTGGCCGGGGGTAGACCCCAGCTCGACCACTTTAGAACGCGTTACAAAATCGAGGGAAGGACCGAAGCGATCCGGTCTTGTGACCGAGGCGATCGTCGCAGGTCAGCAGAACGCGGGCTGCGCCCCGACGGCATCAGCCGTCGAGGCGTTTGGCGCCGAGCACGTCCTGGAGGAGTTCGAGGGCCACGTCCTCCGGGTCACGTCGCGAGGCCGGGTCCACCGGCTCGGCCGCGGCCGCGAGCATCTCCTCCTCGTCCTCGGGTGTCGACGGCGACGGCACGGCATCGTAGTCGGGCGGCGGCGGACCCGGGTCGTCCGGGAGATCCGGAGCTTCGGGCGGAGGAATGTCGTCGACCGGTTCCTGACGCCGGTCCGGAGCCGGACGCCGGACGTCCTCGGTGATCGGAGGCGGGGGCGCCGCAGGAGCGGTAGCCGGGCGGGCACCCTTCTCCTGACTCGGGCGGGAGAAGCGAGGTGCCCCCTTCGGCGGCGGAGCCTGCCGAGCGGACTGCGGCGACGACGGTGCCGCGGCGGGTGCACCCGGGAGGTAGTCGATCTCCCAGCTTTCACCGAACATCTCGGCCAACACCTCGGCGAGCACGCGGGCGTTGTGCGGTTGGGTGATCCGGGCGCCCAGGTTCGGCACCGGATGCGCGAGGATCAGCCGCGTCCCCTGGACGTCGTGCACCGTGGCCGCGGAGAGCATCGCCGGGAGCACCTTGTTGCGCTCGCCGACCTTCTCGCGCAGGCGGTTCCAGTTCTCGCGCAACTGCTCCGCGGACGGGCCCGCGGGTGCCGCTCGCGGGGCGTCCGGTTCGCTCTGCGGAGTCTCCGGCTCGCTCTGCTGGGCGTCCGGCTCGGGATCCGGTTGCGGGGATTCGCCCACTGCCGCAGGAGCGGGTTCCGGAGGTGCGGATACCGGCACCGACGGGGCTTCCCGTACCTCGGCGGCCGGCGGAGTCGCCGGGGGCTCGGGAGGCAGCGAGGGTTCGGGAGGCAGCGGGGGTTCGGTGCTCACCGGAGGCGCGGTGCTCACCGGAGGCGCGGTGACCGACGGTGACTCGGGCGCCGCCGCCTGTGGCACCGGCTCGAAAACCGGCGTGGGGCTCGGCTCGGGGGCAGGGCTCGCCTCGGGGGTAGGGGCCGGCTCGGGTATCGGCGTCACCCCGGAAGCTGGTACAGGCTCCGGTGCGGGTGTCGGCGTGGGCTCGGGTGCCGGTGGAACATCCGGCTGCGCTTCCGGCTCGGTCCGTCGCTGGGACGGGCGCTGGAACCGGGTCGGCGTCTCCGGCTCGGCCGGTGCCGCGCCGGTCGCCGCGCCACCGGACGCTGCGGGCACTCCCCGCTCGACCCGCTCGAGCCGTTGCAGAACTGCCGTCTCGGCGTCGGAGACGGACGGCAGCAGCATGCGGGCACACATCACCTCGAGCAGCAGCCGAGGCGCCGTGGTGCCGCGCATCTCGCCGAGGCCCTCGTGCAGCACCTCCGCGTATCGGGCCAGGGTGGCCGGCCCGATCCGCTGGACCTGGCCGCGCATTCGTTCGAGCACGTCCTCGGGCGCGTCGACCATGCCCCGGTCCGCCGCATCCGGGACCGCCTGCAACAGGATGAGATCACGCAGTCGCTCGAGCAGATCCACGGAGAACCGACGGGGATCGTGCCCGGCATCGACCACCCGGGCCACCGTGCCGAACAGCGCGGCGCCGTCCCCGGTGGCGAGTGCCGCCACGGCGTCGTCGATGAGCGCGACGTCGGTGACACCGAGCAGCGACAACGCGCGCCCGTAGGTGACGCCCTCCGGACCGGCGCCGGCGAGCAACTGATCGAGCACGCTCAGCGAGTCACGCGGCGAGCCGCCGCCCGCGCGAATGACCAGTGGATACACCGACTCCTCGACGGCGACGCCCTCGTCCGAGCAGATCCGCCCGAGGAGCCCGCGCATCGTGGGCGGAGGCAGCAGGCGGAACGGGTAGTGGTGCGTCCGCGACCGGATGGTGGGCAACACCTTCTCCGGCTCGGTGGTGGCGAAGATGAAGATGAGATGTTCCGGCGGCTCCTCGACGATCTTGAGCAGCGCGTTGAACCCGGCCGTGGTGACCATGTGGGCCTCGTCCACGATGAACACCCGGTACCGGGATTCGGCGGGTGCGTAGAAGGCGCGGTCACGGAGTTCCCGGGTGTCGTCCACACCGCCGTGGCTGGCGGCGTCGAGCTCGGTGACGTCGAGATTTCCCGGCCCGCCCGGGCCCAGCGCGATGCACGAGCGACACACCCCGCACGGCGTGGACGTGGGGCCCTGCTCGCAGTTGAGGGAGCGGGCCAGGATGCGGGCCGAGGAGGTCTTGCCGCATCCGCGCGGACCGGAGAACAGATACGCGTGGTTGATCCGGCCGGCATCGAGTGCGGTACTCAGCGGCTCGGTGACATGTTCCTGTCCCACCACCTCGGCGAAGGTAGCGGGACGGTACTTCCGGTACAGGGCCACGGTCAGAGACTACCGGCGTCGCCCGACACGACGGGACGGACGGTGGATGCACTCACTTCGCGGCTTTGGCCTTGGCTTTCGCGGCCTTCTTGAACTCGCGGACCTCCAGCAGACTCTTCTCGTCCACCACGTCGGCGATGGACCTCCGCGACCCCTCCTGGCCGTAGTCACCGGCGGCCTCGCGCCAGCCCTTCGGCTCGACCCCGCGCTGCTTGCCGAGGAGCGCCAGGAAGATGCGGGCCTTCTGGTCTCCGTATCCGGGTAACGCCTTCAGCCGCTTCAGCACTTCCTTGCCGTCCGGGTCGCCCTCCGTCCACAGGTTCGCGGCGTCGCCGTCGTAGTCGTCGACGACGGCGCGGCACATCGCCTGGATGCGGCCGGCCATCGAGCCGGGAAAACGGTGCACCGCAGGCGGCTGGGCGCACAACGCCGCGAACTCCTCCGGGTCGGCGTCCGCGATCCGCTCGGCATCGAAGCCGCCCATGCGCTGCGCGATCTTGAGCGGGCCCGCGAATGCGGACTCCATCGGCACCTGCTGATCCAGCAACATCCCCGTGAGCAGTGCCAGCGGGTCCGTGGAGAGCAGGTCGTCCGCCTCGGGGTCTCCGGTGAGGTGCAGCGCGGGTGCCATGCACTCAGCATGGCACGGCCGCCGCCGTCCGGCACCCCTCCTCGGCCCCTTCCCTTATGCAGCCGCCCTCCCCGGCACCATGTGACATCGGTTCGATCTGAACGATCCGATGCGACATGGTGCCGGGAGCGCGGGGCGGCAACCAGCAGGGAATCGGGCAGTGCCCGCGGCGGTCAGCTCCGGAACGCCCAGTCGAGGCCGGCGACCATCCGGTCCCGCCAGTGCAGCAGTTCGTGGCTGCCGCAGTACTCGCCGTACGCGACGGTATGTCCGGCCTCGCGCAGCAGCGACGCCATCTCGCGGTTCCGCTCGACCAGCATCCACTCCAACTCGCCCACCTCGAGCCACATCCGCGACGTTCCCGGATTCACCCTCTTTTGCAGCGGCACACCCTCGCCGTCACCGGGCCACCAGAACGATCCCGACAGGCTCACCGCACATCCGAA
This genomic interval from Rhodococcus triatomae contains the following:
- a CDS encoding DNA polymerase III subunit gamma and tau, whose amino-acid sequence is MALYRKYRPATFAEVVGQEHVTEPLSTALDAGRINHAYLFSGPRGCGKTSSARILARSLNCEQGPTSTPCGVCRSCIALGPGGPGNLDVTELDAASHGGVDDTRELRDRAFYAPAESRYRVFIVDEAHMVTTAGFNALLKIVEEPPEHLIFIFATTEPEKVLPTIRSRTHHYPFRLLPPPTMRGLLGRICSDEGVAVEESVYPLVIRAGGGSPRDSLSVLDQLLAGAGPEGVTYGRALSLLGVTDVALIDDAVAALATGDGAALFGTVARVVDAGHDPRRFSVDLLERLRDLILLQAVPDAADRGMVDAPEDVLERMRGQVQRIGPATLARYAEVLHEGLGEMRGTTAPRLLLEVMCARMLLPSVSDAETAVLQRLERVERGVPAASGGAATGAAPAEPETPTRFQRPSQRRTEPEAQPDVPPAPEPTPTPAPEPVPASGVTPIPEPAPTPEASPAPEPSPTPVFEPVPQAAAPESPSVTAPPVSTAPPVSTEPPLPPEPSLPPEPPATPPAAEVREAPSVPVSAPPEPAPAAVGESPQPDPEPDAQQSEPETPQSEPDAPRAAPAGPSAEQLRENWNRLREKVGERNKVLPAMLSAATVHDVQGTRLILAHPVPNLGARITQPHNARVLAEVLAEMFGESWEIDYLPGAPAAAPSSPQSARQAPPPKGAPRFSRPSQEKGARPATAPAAPPPPITEDVRRPAPDRRQEPVDDIPPPEAPDLPDDPGPPPPDYDAVPSPSTPEDEEEMLAAAAEPVDPASRRDPEDVALELLQDVLGAKRLDG
- a CDS encoding HhH-GPD-type base excision DNA repair protein; translated protein: MAPALHLTGDPEADDLLSTDPLALLTGMLLDQQVPMESAFAGPLKIAQRMGGFDAERIADADPEEFAALCAQPPAVHRFPGSMAGRIQAMCRAVVDDYDGDAANLWTEGDPDGKEVLKRLKALPGYGDQKARIFLALLGKQRGVEPKGWREAAGDYGQEGSRRSIADVVDEKSLLEVREFKKAAKAKAKAAK